The genomic window GAGCCAGCCGAGCCAGTGAATGGTCCAGCTGCGCAGGGCGACCCGCGTTTCGCTGCCGAAGGCCTGGGCGAAACGCAGCAGGTTGCGCCTTACTGCTTCCACTGCCACAGCGCACTCATGCCGGGGCGCAGGCCCGCTACCGGCTGGTCCGGATACAGGCGCACCTCAAAGGTCTTCAGGTCGAAATCACCGGTGGCGCGGGTGGCGCGCTTGGTGGCGAAATCACCGAGCGGTGCGATGTAGCTGACCTTGGCCTTCACCTCGATGCCCTTGAGCGCGGGCACCTGGATGGCCACTTCATCGCCCTTCTTCACGTCGGCGAGGATGTCCTCCCGCAGGTTGAACACGAAGTAGGCGTCGGACAGCCGCACCAGCGTCAGCAAGGGACTGTAGGCGTTGACCAGCTCGCCCTGCTCCGCCGGGATCGGCCCGACCTCGCCATCCACCGGCGCCACCACGTTGAGGTCGTCGGTCTGCGCCTGCAGTTCGAGGATCTGCGCATCGGCCCGGCGCACCGCCGCTTCCAGGGCGCGGCGACGCTCCTCGCGGTCGCCCTGGGTGCCTTCGTCGAGATTGGCCTGGGCTTCGGCGACACGGTTGCGCGCCACGTCGCGGCCCCGGCGGGAGAGGTCCAGCTGAGCCTGGGAGACGAAGCCGCGGCCGGCCAGCTCCTCGTTGCGCTGGTACTCCAGCTCGGCGTTGCGCAGTTCGGCCTGGGCCTGGGACAGGCTGGCCTGCAGGGCTCGCAGGGTTTCCTCGCGGGTGCCGTGCAGGGACTCGTCGAGGTTGGCCTGCACCTGGTTGCGCGCGGCGCGCAGGGAATCCAGCTGGGCTTGCAGTTCCGGGCTGCTGAGGGAAATCAGCAGCTGCCCCTGCTTCACATCGTCGCCACGCCGCACGTGCAGCAGTTCGACCCGGCCCTTGGCCTTGGACGCGACGATGACGTTGGTGGCGTCCGCTTCACCCTGGAGCAGCAGCGGCTGGGTGTGCAGGCGCAGATAGAGGGTAATGGCGATGATCACCAGAATCAGCAGGGGGGCAAACAGTTTCCATCCCTTCATGGAGCGCTCTTCTCAGCTGGCGGATGCACCGATGGTAGTGCATCCGCCACCGGAGCGGCGGTCGCGGATCAATGAGGATGGGCGATCAGCGCTCGTCATCGCTGATCAGCTCGCGTTCGCCGCTGCGTTGCGGCGAACTCGGCGAGGGGAAGCGCGAGGAGGCATAGCGCACCACCAGGATCGCCAGCGCCAGCAGCAACAGCGCCACCGAGACCAGGATGATGCCGTCGTCGGGCACGTGGTTGTGCTGGATGTCGGCGATCATCAGGCGGGTCAGCGCGGTCATCGCCACGTAGATCAGGAAGCGCACCGGCATGTGGTTGGTCTTGAAGTAGATGCCGACCATCGCTCCCAGCTCGAGGTAGATGAACAGCAGCAGGATGTCGTCGATGCTCGCATGGCCCTTGCCGACCATCTCGCCGAACGCCACCGCCGCCGACCAGAACACCGTGCCGCCGATGGCGAACAGGGCCAGATAATGGAAGCCCTCCACCAGCAGGTTGCCCAGGGATTCGGCACAGCCGTGCATCCGCTCGCTCAGGCGCTCGGCCCAGTTCTGTTTCATTCGTCGGTTCTCCCCATCACAAATCAGCATCACAAGGCTTGGTTGGCGTGAAGCCTGCAAGTGCTACGCCATTGATCTTGCGCAGTCATCCCACAGACAGGCTGCGACAAGATGACTGCAACTTTTTCCGCGGCCCCCGAGTCCATCCAGAGGCACGCCACAGAACAGGCAGGAACGAGTGATGGAAAGCCCCTTTCAAAAACTGACCGACGCCTTCCAGGAACAGTACCGCGTCAACTTCAGCCTTGAACGGCCTGACGGCAGTATCGTCCTTACCCTCTCCACCGACGCCGGCGTGGCCGCGCGCCGCCTGATCCGCAACACCCAGCTGCAGGATCCGGAACAGCTGCAGCGCTTCATCCAGAGCATCCGCTTCGGCATCGCCATCGAGCAAGGCGGCACCGCGCCGCAGCTGCTGGCTGCCATGACCCGGGGTGAAAGCGGCCTGCCGATCGCGTCCTGACGCCGTAGGCTGCAAGTTTTCCTTCCTTCAGAGCCATCTGACTGACGATTCCTTGCGCCAGTCACGCGGCCCTGCCGCGCGCGCCAACAGGGCGCGCGCACTGCTTTGGCCCGCCGCCCATAGTGGCGATCTACAGGCACCGCCTTCTCCAGCGTCTACGCTGCTGGCAACGAACCGCACAGCAGCAGTAGCATTGCGCGATCACTTTACTGTATAAATAACCAGTAATTTCGAACTCCCCCCTATCAAGAGAAGGCACAGAGGTGATGAATGGCCGTCGAAGTGGTGTACCGCAGCAGCCGCGATCCGGAGCGCCTGTTCATGGATAAGGCAGAAGCCGACCGGCACGACAAGATGCTGGAGCTGGCGGAAACGCTGGCCGACGTGCTGCAGAAGGCGGTGCCTTCGCTCAAGGAGGACCAGGTCGAGGAGATCGGCATCTTCATGGCCAGGAACCGCGATGCCTTCGCGCGGGCCTTCAAGAACCAGCCCGATGCGTTGAGTGAGCTTTTCAGCGAGGCGGCGGCTGAGGGATAAAGCCGCGGCGGCGTCGATGATTTCAAGCAAGAGCGGGTAGCGGCTTCCTGTTTGGCATCCAAGCGCCGCGTCTGCGTGCGCTCGAGCTTCTTGTTTCGCCCCCTCGGGCGACCTTCTTTGGCAAACGCCCCAAAGAAGGCAAAGGTCTTGCCCCGACATCCGGTTTTTCGCTCAGGCGAAAAATTCCCTCGCTCCATCGAAGTTTCAGGGGCACGCTGCGAAGGGCCATCCCTGGCCCATCGCAGCTCTCGCGACATCCATGTCGCTCACCCCCTGAAACTCCGATTCCACTCGGCCTCCTGCACGGGGCATTTGGAGTGCATTGCCATTTCACTGGAACCCTCAAAAGCCAATGCCGAAGCTAAAAGCGATGCGGCGTGCTTTTCGTAGGAGCGGACCTTGTCCGCGAAGTCCCACACGGCGGAATGGGCGATCAGCAGGTGACACCGACCTGCACTGCCCATCTGTAGGAACGCGCCATGCGCGTGAACGCGGGCATGGCCCGCTCCTACAAGGAAGTGCGGCGCTGGGCGGTTCGCGAGCAAGCTCGCTCCTACACGGGGAGCCGACGTGTCCCTCGTAGGAGCGGACCTTGTCCGCGAAATCCCGCGCGGCGGAATGGGCGATCACCAGGTGACACCAATCTGCACTGCCCATCTGCAGGAACGCGCCATGCGCGTGATCGCGGGCGTGGCCCGCTCCTACACGGTGCGACAGCCTCAATGCCCCGAATATTCCCCATAGAGAATCCGCTCGGCCAACTTGTCGGCGACGCGTGCCGGCGACAGGTGATCGGCCTGGGCGTGGGCATAGACCTCGGTCAGCCGCTCGGCGATGCGCGAGAGGTGGGCGGTAATGGTCGGCAATGGCTCGCCCTGGTGTTGCAGGGCGACGTAGATCAACCCGCCGGAGTTGATCACATAATCCGGCGCATAGAGGATGCCCCTGGCCTCCAGTTCATCGGCCACGTCCGCGTGGGCGAGCTGGTTGTTGGCCGCGCCCGCCACGGCCGCGCAGCGCAGGTGGCCCACCACCTGCGAGGTCAGCACGCCGCCCAGCCCACACGGCGCGAGGATGTCGCACGGGGTGGTGAGCAGCGCCTCGTTGGGCACCGGGCGGGCGCCCAGTTGTTCCACGGCCAGTTGTACCTTGCCGGCATCGATATCGCTCACCAGCAACTCCGCCCCGGCGGCCGACAGGTGCTCGGCCAGCGCATAGCCCACATGACCCAGGCCCTGGATCGCCACGCGCAGGCCGTCGAGGTCGTCGCTGCCCAGGCGCGCCTGGGCGCTGGCACGAATGCCGGCGAATACGCCCAGCGCGGTGTGGGGCGACGGATCGCCGCCCGCGCTGGTGCTGGTGACATGCCGGGTGAACTGGGCGATGCAGTCCATGTCGGCGCTGGACGTGCCGCTGTCCACCGCGGTGATGTAGGCGCCGCCCAGCGAGTCGATCATGCGGCCGAAGGCTTCGAACAGCTCGCCCCGGTTGTTGACATGGGGCGCGCGCAGGATCACCGCCTTGCCGCCGCCCTGGCGCAGGCCGGCCAGCGCGGCCTTGTAGCTCATGCCCTGGGCCAGGCGCGCGGCGTCGCGCAGGGCCGCGTCGTGGCTGGGATACGGCAGATAGCGGCAGCCCCCCAGTGCCGGCCCGAGCCGGGAATTGTGGATGGCGATGATGGCCTTGAGTCCCGTGGCCGGGTCCTGGGCGAGATGCAGCGACTCGAGCCGGGTGGCTTCCATCATGTCGAACATGGCGGCGCTCCCTTGCTGGGATGGGTCGTCGGTCGGCGAACCGACCTCCACAGTATAGGCAGCGCCTGTCATGCCATGTTCACAGGCGACGACCGCGTCACTGGACGCGGAGCCAGCGCAGCGGTTACAACCGCAGGGTCAGCCGGAGAACACCATGGACCCGCGTCAAGCCTGCCTTGCCTGTCTTGCCCAGGACCCGCCCGCCCTGTTCGAGGCGGCCCTGTGGATCGCCGCCGAGCACGAACCGCAGCTGCCGCCGGAACAGGCGCAGCGGCTGTTCGACTCGCTGGCGCACCAGGTGGCGGTCGCCCTGCCCTCGGGCACAGGCGACGCCGAGCGCGCCCAGGTCCTGCTGCGCCGCATGAGCGAGTTGGGTTTTGCCGAAGATGACCAGTACCCCTCGCGTCCGCGCGCCGCGCTCCTGCCGCAGGTGCTGCAGTGGCGCCATGGGCAACCGCTGTCGCTGGCGCTGATCGCCCTGGAGCTGGCACGGCGCAACGACATCACCCTGGTCGGGGTGAACTTCCCGGGTCGTTTCCTGCTGCGTGTGCCCAGCGCCAACCACCTGCTAGACCCCGCCACCGGCCGCCGCCTGTACACCCGCGATTGCCGTGACCTGCTGGCCCGCAGCCTGGGGCCCAACGCCGAGCTGACGGCGGCGCACCTCGCCACGGCCAGCGCCGCCGACATGCTCCAGCGCCTGTCACGCAACCTGCGGGAGCTGCACCTGGCCGCCGGGGAGCCGCTGGCGGCGCTCAAGGATGCCCAGCGTGTGCTGGAGCTGGGGCCGCCCAGCGCCAGCGATCACCTGGCCCGCGCCGAGCTGTACCACACCCTGGATTGCCCGCAGGCCGAACGCTACGACCTGGAGCGCGCCTTGCTGCTCAGTAACGACGCCGCCGAGCAACTGCGCCTGGCCCAGCGCCTGGGCAACATCAGCGTGCTGTCCAAGGCGCTGCACTGAGGCTTGCGCGTCAGACCTTCAGCAGGCCCAGTTCCTTCGCCCGGGCCACGGCCTGGGTGCGCCGCTCCACGCCGAGCTTGCCGTTGATCCGGCGCGCGTGGGTCTTCACCGTGTGCAGGGAGATGTAGAGCCGCTCGCCGATCTCCAGGTTCGAGCAGCCGCGGGCGATCAATTCCAGCACCGACAGTTCGCGCAGGCTCAGCAGGTTATGCGGGGCCATCTCGCCCGCGCTGGGGCGCAGGCCGAACAGGCCGGGCTGGCGGCGCTGGGTGTCGCGCAGGGTGGACAGCAGCCCGAAGCGCTGGGCGAGCATGACGCCTTCGTCCAGCGCACTGCGCGCTTCGTCCAGGCTGCCGCCGATGAAGTGGGCCTCGGCCAGCGCCAGCCAGACGTCGCAGGCCAGGGTGTTGCGGCCCTGGCGCAGCAGGTCCGGGAGCATCGCCAGGAGGCGTTGCAGGGCCGCCTCCACGTCGCCGTCGTAGAGCTCGGCCAGTGCCAGGTGGTGTTCGACCCGCAGGATCTGGTCCGGCGCCGCCGCCGGCGGGCTGAGGCGGTCGGTGCGGTAGCGCGAGGCCACGCGCTGGAGGATTTCCCGCGCCGGCGCCGCGCGCTGCTGCCGCAGGTGTAGCGCCGCGCTGGCGAGCAGCAGCGGCCCCCGGTAGATCGGCTCCGGCACGTGCTGCAGTTGCATCAGCCGTTCGACTTCCAGCAGGCGGCTGAAGGCGCCGTCGGTGTCGCCGTCCAGGGCGTCCAGCCAGGCCAGGCCGGTGAAGCCGTAGATCAGGCTCGGGTCGTGGCTGCGGCGGGTTTCGTTGAGCCCGGCGATGAACAGTTCGCGCGCCTCGTCGTCACGGCCCTGGCGCAGGCACAGCCAGCCACGCCGCAGGGCGACGCGGCCGGCCATGGCGTTGCAGGTGATGCGCATCTCGTCGAGGTAGTCCTGCACCCGCGCCAGCAGCGCGTCGGCGCGTTGCAGTTCGCCGCGCTGCTCCAGCCACTGGGCGCGGTCCAGTTCCAGCAATGCCTCGAAGGTGGTGCTGCCTTGCAGGCGCGCGCGACGCAGGGCTTCGCGGTTGATCAGCCGCGCCTCGGCGAGTCGCCCGTCGGCCTGGGCCTGCTGGGTCAGGGCGGACAGGCAGATCAGGGTCTGTGCCCAGGCATCCTCGGGCAGGTGCGCCAGCGCCTCGCGCAGTTGCTCGCGCGAACCGGGCAGGCCGCGGGCATGGGTGAGCATGCCGTTGAGTCCCTGCCACTGGGCGATCAGCGCGCGCTGGCGGTGCTCGCCGGGCATCGGCAGGAAGCGGTCGAAGCCGGCCAGCAAGGCTTCCACATCGTCCAGGCGGCCGACGAAGAGCAAGGTCCAGGCGTTGAGGATCAGCAGCCGCGGCGTGCTGCACAGCAATTCTTCGGGCAGCGCTTCGCGCAGTTGCAGCACGCGCTCGACGTTGCGGCCGTGCAGCAGCTGCTCCTCGGTCAGGCGTTGCAGCAGGCTGGCGGACACGTCCGGCTGCTCGGCGTAGAGGGAATGCTCGAACGCCGAGTGGATTTCCCCGCATTGGGTGAACCACTGGCAGGCACGCCGGTGCAGCGTCGCCGCCGGCCAGCGCGACAGGCTGGCCAGCGCCGCCGCGAGCATGGGCGCGACCTGGAACCAGTGCTGGGTGTTGTCCACCGGTTCGATCAGCACGCCCCAGGCCTGCAGGCCATCCAGCCCCAGGCCCGGTTCGTCGAACAGGTAGTCGCAGAGTTCGCGATTGAAACGGGCGATCTGCGCGAGGCCGCAGAGGGTCTCCGCCAGCTCCGCCGGCAGGCTGGCGAGCACTTCGCGCTGGAGATAATCCTGCAGCAGGCCGTTGCCGCTCTCGGCGATCTGCGTGGCGCAGGGCGCGACGGATTCGCTGCCCAGGCTGAGCAGGCGCAGACGCACACCGGCGAACCAGCCATGGGTGGCCTCCTGCAGCGTCTCGCGCTGGGCCTGGGGCCATTCCAGGCCGGCGGTCTGCAGGTAGGCGTTCATTTCGCACTGGGTCAGCGCGAGGCTGCCGGCCCCCAGCTCCAGCAGCTCGCCTTCGAGCAGCAGGCGGGTGAGGTTGCAGGCCGGGCGACGGCGGCTGGCGAGCCACCAGCCGATCTGCGGCGAGGCCACGGCGAGCAGGCGGTCAAAGCAATCGTCAAGGGCGGGATCGGGGGCGCGGGGGTAGTCGTCGAGCATCAGCCAGACCGGCTCGCTGGCACTTTCCAGCCAGGCGGCCAGGGCGGCTTCGCCGGCCCAGGGCACGCCCAGTGCTTCGCCCAGCCGCTCGCAGAATTGCTCGGGTGCCAGCGACCGGCCGCCCAGGCCGAGCCACACCACCCGGGTGCCGGCGGGCGCCAGGCGCGCGCACTCGCTCATCAGCACTGTCTTGCCACAACCGGGCGGTGCCACCAGCAGGCGCAGGCGGCATTCGGTGGCGCTCAGGCTGGCATGCAGCCGTTCGCGGGGCAGGTGCTGGCGTGGCAGGCGAGGCAGCGCCGCACCGTGCTGGGCAAGACTGTGCAGGGCGATTGTCGACATGGGCGTCTTCCGGCCATTTGCAGGCCAGACTATGCCGCTGGGCGGAGCGGGCAAAGGACCATCAGCCAGATTCATGGACGGGTATAGCGCAGGCGGCGCTCTGACCCGCGATAGAGGCTGCCCGGCCCTGCCGGCGGCAGAAAAAAGAAACCCGGCATCCACGCGGGATGCCGGGGCCAAGGAGCGGGTGTTACTTAACGAACGCCGGTGTTACGCAGCGCAGCCGGGGTGAAGTCGGCCATGCTGGCCTTCTGGCCGAACTGGTAGCCGCGCTTCTCCTCGTTGTTCAGGCCGAAGGTCACGTAGCGGCCGGCGAGGATGTCGTACAGCGATTCGGCGGCGTAGCCGGTGGCCAGTTCGCTGTAGAAGGTCATCGAATGGCCTTCGCCGACGCGCCACAGCTGGCCGCGACCGTCGTACAGCTCGGACACCGCGATCTGCCAGCTGTCCTCGTCGAGGTAGAAGTGGCGCTGGCCATAGATGTTGCGC from Pseudomonas sp. GCEP-101 includes these protein-coding regions:
- a CDS encoding DUF3509 domain-containing protein, translated to MESPFQKLTDAFQEQYRVNFSLERPDGSIVLTLSTDAGVAARRLIRNTQLQDPEQLQRFIQSIRFGIAIEQGGTAPQLLAAMTRGESGLPIAS
- a CDS encoding YebG family protein, translated to MAVEVVYRSSRDPERLFMDKAEADRHDKMLELAETLADVLQKAVPSLKEDQVEEIGIFMARNRDAFARAFKNQPDALSELFSEAAAEG
- a CDS encoding SirB1 family protein, giving the protein MDPRQACLACLAQDPPALFEAALWIAAEHEPQLPPEQAQRLFDSLAHQVAVALPSGTGDAERAQVLLRRMSELGFAEDDQYPSRPRAALLPQVLQWRHGQPLSLALIALELARRNDITLVGVNFPGRFLLRVPSANHLLDPATGRRLYTRDCRDLLARSLGPNAELTAAHLATASAADMLQRLSRNLRELHLAAGEPLAALKDAQRVLELGPPSASDHLARAELYHTLDCPQAERYDLERALLLSNDAAEQLRLAQRLGNISVLSKALH
- a CDS encoding phosphate-starvation-inducible protein PsiE produces the protein MKQNWAERLSERMHGCAESLGNLLVEGFHYLALFAIGGTVFWSAAVAFGEMVGKGHASIDDILLLFIYLELGAMVGIYFKTNHMPVRFLIYVAMTALTRLMIADIQHNHVPDDGIILVSVALLLLALAILVVRYASSRFPSPSSPQRSGERELISDDER
- a CDS encoding HlyD family secretion protein, giving the protein MKGWKLFAPLLILVIIAITLYLRLHTQPLLLQGEADATNVIVASKAKGRVELLHVRRGDDVKQGQLLISLSSPELQAQLDSLRAARNQVQANLDESLHGTREETLRALQASLSQAQAELRNAELEYQRNEELAGRGFVSQAQLDLSRRGRDVARNRVAEAQANLDEGTQGDREERRRALEAAVRRADAQILELQAQTDDLNVVAPVDGEVGPIPAEQGELVNAYSPLLTLVRLSDAYFVFNLREDILADVKKGDEVAIQVPALKGIEVKAKVSYIAPLGDFATKRATRATGDFDLKTFEVRLYPDQPVAGLRPGMSALWQWKQ
- a CDS encoding LuxR C-terminal-related transcriptional regulator, with translation MSTIALHSLAQHGAALPRLPRQHLPRERLHASLSATECRLRLLVAPPGCGKTVLMSECARLAPAGTRVVWLGLGGRSLAPEQFCERLGEALGVPWAGEAALAAWLESASEPVWLMLDDYPRAPDPALDDCFDRLLAVASPQIGWWLASRRRPACNLTRLLLEGELLELGAGSLALTQCEMNAYLQTAGLEWPQAQRETLQEATHGWFAGVRLRLLSLGSESVAPCATQIAESGNGLLQDYLQREVLASLPAELAETLCGLAQIARFNRELCDYLFDEPGLGLDGLQAWGVLIEPVDNTQHWFQVAPMLAAALASLSRWPAATLHRRACQWFTQCGEIHSAFEHSLYAEQPDVSASLLQRLTEEQLLHGRNVERVLQLREALPEELLCSTPRLLILNAWTLLFVGRLDDVEALLAGFDRFLPMPGEHRQRALIAQWQGLNGMLTHARGLPGSREQLREALAHLPEDAWAQTLICLSALTQQAQADGRLAEARLINREALRRARLQGSTTFEALLELDRAQWLEQRGELQRADALLARVQDYLDEMRITCNAMAGRVALRRGWLCLRQGRDDEARELFIAGLNETRRSHDPSLIYGFTGLAWLDALDGDTDGAFSRLLEVERLMQLQHVPEPIYRGPLLLASAALHLRQQRAAPAREILQRVASRYRTDRLSPPAAAPDQILRVEHHLALAELYDGDVEAALQRLLAMLPDLLRQGRNTLACDVWLALAEAHFIGGSLDEARSALDEGVMLAQRFGLLSTLRDTQRRQPGLFGLRPSAGEMAPHNLLSLRELSVLELIARGCSNLEIGERLYISLHTVKTHARRINGKLGVERRTQAVARAKELGLLKV
- a CDS encoding Glu/Leu/Phe/Val dehydrogenase family protein, with protein sequence MFDMMEATRLESLHLAQDPATGLKAIIAIHNSRLGPALGGCRYLPYPSHDAALRDAARLAQGMSYKAALAGLRQGGGKAVILRAPHVNNRGELFEAFGRMIDSLGGAYITAVDSGTSSADMDCIAQFTRHVTSTSAGGDPSPHTALGVFAGIRASAQARLGSDDLDGLRVAIQGLGHVGYALAEHLSAAGAELLVSDIDAGKVQLAVEQLGARPVPNEALLTTPCDILAPCGLGGVLTSQVVGHLRCAAVAGAANNQLAHADVADELEARGILYAPDYVINSGGLIYVALQHQGEPLPTITAHLSRIAERLTEVYAHAQADHLSPARVADKLAERILYGEYSGH